One window of Trifolium pratense cultivar HEN17-A07 linkage group LG5, ARS_RC_1.1, whole genome shotgun sequence genomic DNA carries:
- the LOC123883319 gene encoding protein TRIGALACTOSYLDIACYLGLYCEROL 4, chloroplastic-like, with protein MAKLRTAIDSSFWDLNISSPQNIDGWAKAVPGDPFPLDASVGSRLFRHQQLSEQLSPRFGIIPSFAPSSVKEVGSFSLQSLLLNLTTNRWWLAATGQFRPRKMIVDLKNEISNATEFNLSTVKGVAKHFIDKSHYSYGLTSQFSFSPSTSALFALEGHGEKERRRKKVMVFHELPEHDLTVEAAWPQLFVDHKGRYWDVPESISVDLSSFVSDSGLRYRFGIHKNNGNPQAINSTDSDTPLSLLPGLCAKAAFTYDKIKYFWKNKEIEKEYKKLTPYDVRLKEPHAAVSGIIGSSFASWIWNGKNFSGIDSGEDQAVSKRRKRSRFNADLFGSVCYTFQQGRFMKRFGDLTRVDARLDISSASGLAKKILNGFKRSSADLNEQSSASPRLNLIFQQQVAGPVVFRADSRIAIESLTRKHGIYIEDFICSLNYSLEFLESGKIVAWYSPKRKEGMVELRLFEF; from the exons ATGGCTAAGCTAAGAACAGCCATTGATTCATCATTCTGGGACTTAAACATTTCATCTCCTCAAAACATTGATGGTTGGGCCAAAGCTGTTCCTGGTGACCCTTTTCCTCTTGATGCTTCAGTTGGTAGTAGACTCTTTCGTCATCAACAACTCTCTGAACAACTCTCTCCTCGTTTTGGCATTATCCCTTCCTTTGCTCCTTCTTCTGTTAAGGAAGTTGGTTCCTTTTCACTTCAATCACTTCTCCTTAATCTTACTACTAATCGTTG GTGGCTTGCAGCAACAGGGCAATTCCGTCCCAGGAAAATGATagttgatttaaaaaatgagaTTTCTAATGCTACTGAATTCAATCTCTCCACAGTTAAGGGTGTTGCAAAGCATTTCATTGACAAGTCGCATTATTCATATGGCTTAACCTCGCagttttctttttctccttCAACGTCTGCGTTGTTTGCTTTAGAGGGCCATGGTGAGAAAGAAAGACGCCGCAAAAAAGTGATGGTTTTTCACGAG CTTCCTGAACATGATCTTACGGTGGAGGCAGCATGGCCTCAATTGTTTGTTGACCACAAAGGAAGATATTGGGATGTTCCCGAGTCTATATCAGTTGATTTGTCATCCTTTGTGTCTGATTCTGGATTGCGATACCGTTTTGGGATACATAAGAACAATGGTAATCCTCAGGCAATTAATTCAACTGATAGCGATACACCACTGTCTCTACTGCCAGGGTTATGCGCCAAGGCTGCTTTTACTTATGACAAGATCAAGTACTTTTGGAAAAACAAGGAGATTGAGAAGGAATACAAAAAATTGACTCCATATGATGTGCGACTTAAGGAACCTCATGCAGCAGTATCTGGAATTATAG GTAGCTCCTTTGCTTCCTGGATTTGGAACGGGAAGAACTTTTCTGGTATCGATTCAGGAGAAGATCAAGCCGTAtcaaagagaagaaagagaTCTCGATTTAATGCCGATTTGTTTGGTTCAGTTTGCTATACTTTTCAGCAAGGAAGATTCATGAAGCGTTTCGGGGACTTAACCAGGGTAGATGCCCGTCTAGATATATCTTCAGCTTCCGGACTTGCAAAGAAGATTCTGAATGGTTTCAAGCGTTCTAGTGCTGATCTTAACGAACAATCATCAGCCTCACCCCGGCTTAATTTAATCTTTCAACAGCAG GTTGCAGGACCGGTTGTATTTCGAGCAGATTCTCGAATTGCAATTGAGTCATTGACAAGGAAACATGGTATCTACATAGAAGATTTCATTTGCAGCTTGAATTACTCTTTGGAGTTTCTGGAATCCGGAAAAATCGTTGCTTGGTATTCACCAAAACGGAAAGAAGGGATGGTTGAATTGCGCTTATTCGAGTTTTAA
- the LOC123883321 gene encoding uncharacterized protein LOC123883321 has product MLKNNLSCCFLYFFLCLFLPALVFSHTHGNPASEIVDIINKNRTDQKLHNLNDTPGLGCMALQYVELCKGNCTDNNVVNCKPPEDDFVEVFAPNCGVELPTFGTITGHIVGCQRKYLEPSLAFSQILIKDKKSLSLLRNKSHTEVGVGLVGDHKKGPFFWCVLFSDGKANSTFVLENRGAGIKQKKGCYSGSNTPCSGGQKNGVPFFNLFFMCYVFILLFKLL; this is encoded by the exons ATGTTGAAGAACAACCTCAGTTGCTGTTTCTTGTACTTTTTCCTTTGTCTCTTCTTGCCAGCTCTTGTTTTCTCCCACACACATG GAAACCCTGCAAGCGAAATTGTCGATATTATAAACAAGAATAGAACAGATCAAAAGCTCCACAATTTGAATGACACTCCTGGTCTAGGGTGCATGGCCTTGCAATATGTTGAATTATGCAAAGGAAACTGCACCGATAACAATGTTGTTAACTGCAAACCTCCCGAAGATGATTTCGTTGAAGTCTTTGCTCCGAATTGCGGTGTAGAGTTACCAACTTTCGGCACCATAACCGGACACATTGTTGGCTGTCAAAGAAAGTATCTCGAACCATCATTAGCATTTTCTCAAATTCTTATTAAAGATAAGAAATCTTTGTCTCTTTTGAGAAATAAATCACATACTGAAGTTGGAGTAGGCCTTGTTGGAGATCATAAAAAAGGGCCTTTCTTTTGGTGCGTTTTGTTTAGTGATGGAAAAGCTAACTCTACATTTGTGCTTGAAAATCGCGGTGCCGGAATCAAGCAGAAAAAAGGATGTTATAGTGGGAGCAATACTCCATGCAGTGGAGGGCAGAAAAATGGTGTTccattttttaacttatttttcatgTGTTATGTATTCATTCTGCTTTTTAAACTTTTGTGA
- the LOC123883317 gene encoding putative invertase inhibitor has product MSKQRKMSPSSFLLFFLTIILCSFNQFVDANHLIQQTCKNCSKNDPNISYKFCTTSFQSDRRSQCAQNLEELGLISIKITRHNVTNTCDYIKDLLKKKDKDPFIKECLNDCLDVYSDAITTFREAIRDYKAKRYEDCNFKLSSIIDASTTCEDGFKQKNDVTSPLTKRNKNVFQLSAIALSIVNMLNVDKLNDGTL; this is encoded by the coding sequence ATGtctaaacaaagaaaaatgagTCCTTCTTCATTCCTATTGTTCTTCCTCACAATCATCTTATGTTCTTTCAATCAATTTGTTGATGCCAACCATCTCATCCAACAAACATGCAAGAATTGCTCAAAAAATGATCCCAACATAAGCTACAAATTTTGTACAACATCTTTTCAATCGGACCGTAGGAGCCAATGTGCCCAAAATCTTGAAGAATTAGGTCTCATATCTATAAAGATAACAAGGCACAATGTGACAAATACTTGTGATTACATCAAAGATCTTTTAAAGAAGAAAGATAAAGATCCATTTATCAAAGAATGTTTGAATGATTGTCTTGATGTATATTCTGATGCTATCACAACTTTTAGAGAAGCAATTAGAGATTACAAGGCAAAACGTTATGAAGATTGTAATTTTAAGCTAAGTTCTATTATTGATGCCTCAACAACTTGTGAAGATGGATTCAAGCAAAAGAATGATGTGACTTCACCATTGacaaagagaaacaaaaatgtTTTTCAACTTTCTGCCATAGCACTTTCAATTGTTAACATGCTCAATGTGGATAAATTAAACGATGGTACattatga
- the LOC123883320 gene encoding 10 kDa chaperonin 1, chloroplastic-like codes for MASTFLTIPTSFLHKTTTASFSNRKLPLLKSNSLKVNAIANKWEPTKVVPQADRVLIRLEELSQQTAGGILLPKSAVKFERYLVGEVLNVGAEAENVKAGAKVLFNDVNAYEVDLGTDAKHVFIKSSDLLAVVE; via the exons ATGGCTTCCACATTTCTCACCATACCAACATCCTTCCTTCACAAAACCACCACAGCTTCTTTCTCCAACCGGAAACTCCCAC TTTTGAAGAGTAACTCTTTGAAGGTTAATGCAATTGCCAATAAATGGGAACCTACTAAG GTTGTGCCTCAGGCTGATAGGGTTCTTATTCGTTTGGAGGAGCTATCACAA CAAACAGCTGGTGGAATTTTGCTGCCCAAGTCAGCTGTTAAATTTGAGCGATACCTTGTTGGAGAA GTCCTAAATGTTGGTGCTGAGGCTGAAAATGTGAAGGCCGGAGCAAAG gTTCTATTCAATGATGTAAATGCTTATGAG GTGGATTTGGGGACTGATGCAAAGCACGTCTTCATTAAATCAAGCGACTTATTGGCCGTGGTTGAGTAG